Below is a window of Bacteroidales bacterium DNA.
GATGAAACACCTGATACTCTTCCCACGAGTCGCCGATATCATCCACGAAATTGATCTTTGCATCCACATCATTGGGATTCACTTTGCGACGACGTTTGTAGGTTGGCATAAATACGGGTTCGATGCCGGAAGTAGTTTGTGTGCAGATGCTCACGCTGCCGGTAGGGGCGATGGTGAGCAACGCGATGTTGCGGCGACCATGCTGCTTCATATCCTCGATTATCGATGGATCTTCGTTGCCCAAACGTTGGATAAAAGGGTTATCTTTTTCTTTTTCAAAATCAAAAACTTCAAAAGCGCCACGGTCTTTGGCCAGCGCCACACTCGAACGATAAACTTCGGTAGCCAGCAGTTTGTGAATTTCTGTCGAAAAAGAAGTTGCCTCGGGTGTTCCATAGCGCAGGTTGAGTGCGGCCAGCATGTCTCCTTCGGAGGTGATGCCAATACCGGTGCGACGTCCCTGGAGCGTTTTTTTACGGATATTTTCCCATAGTTTGCGCTCGACGCGTTTTATCTCATCAGCTTCCGGATCGGAATCTATTTTATGGATGATGCCGTCCACTTTTTCTGTTTCCAGATCGATGATGTTGTCCATCATGCGCTGGGCCAGGTGGGCATGCTCCGCAAATAGTTCACGGTTGAAGCTTGCATTTTCGGTAAATGGCTGTTCCACGTAGCTATACAAATTGATGGCAAGCAGCCTACAGCTATCGTACGGGCACAAGGGTATTTCGCCACATGGGTTTGTCGAAACCGTGGTAAAACCCTGGTCTGCATAGCTGTCTGGCACCGACTCGCGGATTATCGTGTCCCAGAAAAGTATTCCCGGCTCAGCTGAGCGCCAGGCGTTGTGGATGATCTTATTCCATAGCTTGCGGGCGTCGATGGTTTTGGTATAGATCGGCTCGGCTGCATCTATCGGAAACTGCTGTGTGTAGGGCTTGTTGTCGCGCACGCACTGCATAAACTTGTCGTCGATCTTCACAGAAACGTTGGCTCCGGTAACTTTTCCGGCTTCGAGTTTAGCATCGATAAAATCTTCGCTGTCGGGATGTTTTATAGAGATGGTAAGCATCAGAGCGCCGCGGCGACCATCCTGCGCAACCTCTCGTGTAGAGTTGCTGTAGCGTTCCATAAAAGGCACAATACCGGTGGAGGTGAGCGCCGAATTTTTTACCGGACTGCCGGCAGGACGTATGTGCGAAAGGTCGTGGCCCACGCCGCCCCGGCGTTTCATCAACTGAACCTGCTCCTGGTCTATTTTCATAATTCCGCCGTACGAATCGCTTCTGGTGCCGTTGCCGATAACAAAGCAATTGCTCAGTGACGACACCTGGAAGTTGTTGCCAATGCCTGCCATGGGGCTGCCTTGCGGTACGATGTATTTAAAATCTTTGAGTCCTGCATAAATGTCTTCTTCCGCTATGGGGTTGGGATAATTCTGCTCGATGCGTGCCAGTTCTCGTGCTATGCGACGATGCATGTCGTCGGGGGTGCGCTCGTAGATGTTGCCATCGCTATCTTTTAGGGCATACTTCGACATCCAGACGGTGGCTGCCAGCTCGTCGCCACCAAAATATGCAATGGAAGCCTGCATTGCTTCTTTGCGGGCAATGGGTCTGAGGTCGGGCTCTGGCGAAAGTCGTGGCAGGGTTGTGATTTGCTGCGGAGGCAAAAACTGCGCTTCACGGTTTTTGGGCTGCTCCCTTTGCGGGATGGACTGCTTTGCGGTGGCTGATTTCTGTGCTATTTTTCGTTGTTCATACTCTCTTTCAAGCTCCTCTATCTGGGCAAAAAGGTCTGGTTCCATAATCATTAATATCTTTAAAATTCTCAGGTTAATCTCTTCAAACACAGCTTTAACAGCCGACACTTCTTCAACTAAAATGGTGCGAAAAAGGATGTGCAAGATACAATCATTTGATCCTATCGGGCACGACGAGTTGTAAACGAATCATTGTTAATAAATCGCAACCTATTGTTTTATAATAAGATAACAAGCCATTGTTGAAAACAAAAGTAAAATTTGTAGCATTTGGCATTTGCAATTTTTGTAAAAGGAAAGTTTCGGGAGAAATGGGAAATCTTAAGGAAAAAGATTGTTTTTATTAAACGTCGCGGGAACTGATTGTTAAGCAATCATCCTGGTGTTTATTTTTTAAAAAACATATTCATAGCAACCAAAAACAGGGCGGCGGCAAAAACCTTTCGCAGTGTATTTTCGGATACCGTGAGCGCGTATTTCGATCCAATGTACCCTCCGATAAGAAACGCAGCGGCAATAATCATGGCGTATTTCAGATTTAGCTCACCAGCCTTCCAATAATTCCATGCCGCCAGCAGACCGATGGGTGGCAGCATTACCGCCAGGCTGGTGCCCTGTGCCATGTATTGCGACATCCCCATGAAGAGCACCAGCGCCGGAATTATTATTATGGCGCCGCCCAGGCCAATAAAACCGCTTAGGATGCCGGCAGCCAGCCCGATGATTATCAATAAAAGTATCGTCGACATATTCATCATTTTATGGGATTTACATTAAAAATCGAGGCTCATGGAGAGGTAAAAAATCGGGTCGCGTTTTATCTTGCCATCTTCGATGCCCCAGGCAAGGTCCCCTTTTAGGAAATAGCCCAGCAGCTTGGTGCGCGCGCCAAAGCCGATGCCGGCGATGAGCGGGTCTTTTTCGTATTGAACTTTGATACGCAGCGGTCCCGAATTGACGTATCGCGTGTAAAGAACGTTGTCGGGGTCGTAAGGATTCCAGCCGTTCCAGGCGGTGCCGATGTCGCCAAAGCCGACCAGCTGGAAGTTCTTGATGAATTCGGACTTGATCGGTTTGTTGAGCAGGTAGCGAAATAGTGGCAAACGCAGTTCGCTATTAAGCACCAAAAAGGTATTGCCGTTGCGGGCATTTTGTTTAAAACCGCGCATGTTGGTGGCAAGCGCCTGATACACCCAGTTTTGGGCAGGATCGATGCGGGAGTCGTCGGCAAAGCGTGGCAGCATCCAACTGTCGGTGCCGCCCATGTAATATAGCAATCGCTCGGTGCCGAAGTTGCTGCTTCCCGCCAGGCGGTTGGCCCAGATCATCTGACGATGTATGCGCAGGTAGTTGCGGAAGTCGAAGCCCACGACGAGAAGGCTTTTGTTGATCTGTTCGAGTTGCTGGTTGTATTCGCCGAAAACCATAAATCGTGTGCCTTCCGGCAAATTTAGCCCCAGCTCTTTGGTGTCGTCGTAAATGAGTTGCAGCTTGGCGCCACCCCAGTTTTTGATTTGGTTGGGATAGCGGAGCGCCAGCTCGTCGGGGCCGCTGAAAATAAGGTTTTCGTTGCGAAACAAAAATGTGCCGCGAACCCGGAGTACTTTGTTGAGCGGGTAGGTGAGGATGAAAAAGCCTTCGTTGATTTTTTGTCTTGTGACGTAGGCTGCAATTACCGACTGCTCGAGCGAGCGACGCTGGAAGACAAATTCCTTGTCGAGGCGTTTTTTCAGATTTGCAAAATTGAAAAAATACTCTTTGTCCACCAGGTCGAGGCCAATGCGCACTCCGCCCAAAATCCGGTAGTTTTCCATCAGGTCGGTAAGACCAATCATAAATGTGGGACTCAGCCCCGGGTTTTGGTAATTGGGCCTGATGCTGAAGCCTGGTAACACATTGTCCAGCGCATTGTTGGTGGCGCCGGGATACGGTTGGTACATCTGGCTGAGGTACGAAAAGTCTATTTGCGTCACCAGCTCATTGATGCTGTATTGGGTGTAATAATTCAGTTGCTTGGGAAGTATAAAGTCATCTTTTGGTTTCTCTTTTGTCGCAGCCTGCCCGCCATCGCCTGAAGTTTTTTTGTCAGGACTGAGGTTTATGGTCCCTTGCTGACTAAGCTGGTAATTTTCGATATCGATCTTTTCATCAGTAGGTTTCGTTACTTCTGCCGAATCGCGTAAGTAAGTATCGTTGCGCAGAACATTTCTAAAGCTCTTGCGCGGCACGGGAGTGCGCGATGGCGGCGGCCTGACGGCGGTGTCGTTGGGCGCCGGTGCAATGGGAGCAATCTGATAGGTTTCCCGAATCTGCTGTTGCTGCTGCTCCAGCCTGTAGGGAGTTGTTGTTAGCTCAACAGATTCCAGCATCGAAGGCAGCACCATTGGCTCCAGATAAAGCTGATCATAAAGATTTTCGTTCATGATCATCGTTACGGTTCCGGCGCGCGGCGAAATGTGATGTTCGGAGATGTTGCGATTGTAATTGGTAATTGGGAACGAGGAGGTAAAATAGCGATAATGCACGGTAGTGTCAACAAAAGCAACAGCACTGTCGAGGCGTCCGACATACTGATTATTGACACCATTTTCGTTACTTAAAAATGCAAAATACCCATCGCCGTAAGGCATGGCCTGACGTTCGTCGGCATGCGGTGTATTGGTAACGCGTCGCAAAACAGGATTGCGGGTCGGATAATCGAAAATAAAAAGGTCGTATTGGTTATCAAAATCTTTGGGCAGCGTATTTTGTCCGTATTGAAGAGTGTCAGTGGGGCGGTTGGAGCTGAAGATGATGCGATCGCCATGGATGAAAGTCGGATCGAGATCATCGTAAATGTCGTAGGTCAGACGCTCATAGGTGGAGGAGGAGATCGTAAAAAGAAACAAATCATTTTGTCCTTTCTGAACTGCCGAAAAAAGTAGCGAACGGCCATCTGGCGAATAGGTGAGGTGGGTAATTTTCTCGAAGCCATAGATGTTGCGACTGGTCCAATCGCGTTCGTCTACATCATAAAGATAAAGCCATATCAAACCCTTTTTTTCGAGCACCATGGCCAGCACCGCCCCCGAAGGATGCCACGCGAGCAACGGATAAGATACGTCAACCTTTTCGTCGAGTTTAAAACCATCCACATAAAGCTTCTTGATTTTTCCGGTTTCGAGATTGTGCAACCAAACCTTGTACTTCCCACTTTCGTTGGTAACCAGTGTCGCCAGCGCTCCATCGGGGCTTACCTGCAACTGCGAATAGTTGCGATTGATATCGTTGCGTTTCAGGACGCGTTTGCCTTTTATTCGGTTCCCGATGTCAGGAATATCGGTGTTGGCTGCCACTGCCTCATTTTGTTGACTGTAATATTGCAGCCACTCGTCATAAACGGTTTCAAGATTAATACCCAGAACATACTGAAAGCCGGTTTCGATGCTACGGCTGATGCGCGTCATGTTGATGATGCTAAGGACTTGTTGATGGCCATAGCGCTGCGACACAAAATGCCAGAAGCTGTGGCCGGCGTCCTGCACCAGCGTTTGGTCCATCACCAGGCGGTTAAACTTTTTGTACCTGCCCGAGCTTATCACGTTGCGGATGCGGTTGTCGATGTCGGTATTCCAATCTTCGGCCAGGTAGGCAATCAATCCACGGGTGTACCATTCGGGGAAGTTCTGCAAAAAGGAGTTCATCATCTGGCTGCCGATGTTGCTGCCAAAGATGGCGTTTTGCAAAAGCACATGTACGACGCCCTGGCGTATTTGTAGCTCAAAATCGACCATGCTCCCGTCGAAATAAAGCACCACTTTGTTGCCCAGAATATGCGAAACGCCTCCTGGATTGTATTCGGCACCGGTAGTCAGCCCAATGTTGCTTTGCTTTAGCTCGTTGAGATTATTGAAAATTACAAACTGGATTTTTCCTTCCAGATAGGTGTCGAGCATGTTTTCGTAATGTTTGAGCTGTTGCCCGCCATAGCGAGCGGTATGTTCAGCCAGCTCTTTGCCGTTGAGATAAAAATAGGTATCGAAACGATCGAACTTGTAGTAGGTCCACAGAAAATCTTCGAATTGCACACGGCTGCGGCCAAATTCCATCTGGTAGCCATTGTAAAACTGAGCATGGCTCACCAATGGCAAAAGCAACAGGATAGATAACGCTGTCTTTATCCAAAACAAATAAAACCGACGATGATGTGATAAACGTTGATCCATTCTGTAAACGTTACTTAATCTTCTGCCGTCACAATTTTGAGCACCCGAACAAATCTTCAGCTATTGGTGTTTCCAATCATTTGCAGGCAGCAATAAAGCATAACTTTGTAAATTTCAAATTATTTTATTTCGCTCGGCGGCAAAATTAACGACATTATCAACAATAACTGAAGCATTATGATGCAAATCCATCGTTTCATTTTTAACCCTTTTCAGGAAAATACCTATGTGCTTTACGACGATACAAAAGAGGCGGTAATAGTAGACGCAGGCTGCAGTGATGCCGAAGAGTGCGCGGCGTTGGCCGGTTTTATCAACAAACACCAACTCAAGCCCGTTGTCCATATCCTTACGCACGGGCACATCGACCACGTGATGGGGGTAGGCTTTGTATGGGAAAAATATGGTTTAAAACCGTTGGCGCATAAAGATGTGATGCCTTTTCTGGAAAGTGCTCCCGAGCAGGCACGCATGTTTGGTGTTCAAACCGAAAAGCTGGTGATGCCCGACCATTTTCTTAAAGAGGGCGACCAGGTGAAATTTGGCAATTCGCAGCTGGAAGTGCTGCACACACCCGGGCATGCTGCCGGACATTTGTGTTTCGTAAGTCATATCAATAGTTTTGTTCTTTCGGGCGATGTGCTCTTTCGCGGCAGTATTGGTCGAACCGATTTACCTACCGGCGACTACGACCTGCTGGAGAAAAACATACGCACGAAAATTTATACCCTTCCCGGCGAATACATAGTCTATCCCGGCCACGGTCCCGAAACCAGCATCGGTATCGAAGTGAAGTCGAATCCGTTTGTGATGGGATAAATGGCTGCTCTGAATGAAGAGAAAATAAGCCGGATTACAATCTTATGATTTTCTCAATCAGGCATTTGATGCGCAAAAGCAAAACCCTGCCGACGGAATCCACAATATACTGTAAGGTGGTAAGTTATGTTTTTGTTAAAAAAAAGGATGGATTTGCCTTAGCGGGCATCTGAAGCCACCCGACCGGCGAGTTGCGTAAAACAGTTAATCTTAAAATTTGTACCTTTGCCCGCACTGAAATACTAAAATTTCCACCAAAATGAATAAAACAAAAGTTCTGTACGTGATGCAGGAAATTACTCCCTATCTAAAAGAAAACCCCATCAGTCATATTGGACGACATCTTCCACAGGGCATTCAGGAGCGGGGACGCGAGATAAGGACTTTCATGCCACGCTATGGCAAGATCAACGAGCGGCGAAACCAGCTCCATGAAGTGATAAGGCTTTCGGGTATGAATCTGATTATCGAAGACGCCGACCACCCGCTTATTATCAAAGTAGCTTCCATACAGCAGGCACGCATGCAGGTTTATTTTATCGACAACGAAGACTATTTCCATCGCAAGGCCCTTTACAGAGATAAAAACGGTGTCTTTTTCGAGGACAACGATGAACGCATGATTTTCTATGCCCGCGGCGTACTCGAAACGGTAAAAAAACTTGGCTGGCCGCCAGATATCATTCATTGTCACGGATGGTTTTCCAGCTTGCTGCCACTTTACATCAAAACTGCATTTAAAGATAATCCACTTTTTTCCGATTCAAAAGTTGTCTTTTCCATCTACAACGATGTCTTCGACGAAACTCTGAACAGTGATCTTTTGAAGAAACTTAAGTACGACAAAATTAAAGATTCGGAACTTAAGAGCTACAAAAAGGCCACTTACGAAGGAATTATAAAAGGTGCTTTAGATTATTCTGATGCTGTGATTGTGGGTAGCGACTCTCTGGAACCTGTGTTTGAATCATACATACAACAGCTCGACAAGCCGATTTTGAACTTTCAAAACGGGGATACGTTTATCGAAGCTTACAACGATTTTTATAATGAACTTTTAAAAGAAGTCAATTGATATTGGTACAAGCAACACAATACCATTTAACCAAAAACCCCTATGTTAAAAATCCCCTTGCAGGCCATGGCCATTTTAATGGTAGTTGCGCTGATATTTTCAGGTTGTGATATCGATCCCGACAAAATAGGTGTCGACTTGCAACCCGAAGCTGACAAGCTCAATATTTTTTATACTGATACCGTCACAGTGCTGGCGCATACCATTCGTGTGGATTCGGTGCGTACCGACAAGACTTTGCGCACCATGCTGGGCAGCTACAACGATCCTGTGTTTGGCACCAGTAGTTCTGCCATGGCGCTGCAGTTGCGCCTGTCGAGTACTGCCGTTGAGTTGGGCACCTCGCCGGTACTCGATTCGATTGTGCTTTCGATGGATTATACGATAGTCCCCATGGGCATCAATAGAATTATGCGCGCCTATGGCGACACCACCACTGAGCAAACGTGGAATGTGTATGAGCTCGACCAGTCGATTTATGCCGATAGCATTTATTACAGCTCTTCACAGGTGGCACTCAAAAGTGGCGAAATAGCTACAAAAACTTTTGCTCCGCATCCCACCGACAGCATTGTTGAAGATGGTGTAAAAAGTCATGCCAGGCTTCGCATAAAAATGGACGACAGCTTTGTGCAGAAGTTTAGAGATGCTGATCCTGCCGACTTCGCGTCGATCGAGGGCTTTCTTCAGTTTTTCAAAGGATTGTACATCCAGCCCGAAGTGGTGACGCAAGGTGGTGCCATTTTATTTTTTAATGTCGGCTCTACAACCTCACGAATGACTTTGTATTATAAAAACGAAGTCGAAGATTCACTGCGTTATTTCTTCCCGGTAACTTCTCTCAGCGGGCGTTTTATGAACTTTACCCACGACTATCAGTTTGCTGCTTCTGAGTTGCAGAGCCAGCTCAACGGTGACACCGTCCCTGGACAGCAGCAACTGTTTGTGCAAGCCATGGGAGGTACTGCCGTGATGTTTGAATTCCCTTACATCCGCAATCTCACCCTTGACGGCAATCTGGCGCTCAATCAGGCAAAGCTGGTATTTACTAACTCTGTCGACGCTTCTCCATTTATGGAACCGACCGAATTTCTGCTTTACAACGTAGGCCGGGATGGTTCCTATCGCTTGCTCGAAGATCAGACAGAAGGTGCCGAGTATTTTGGCGGAAGATACGATCCCAAATCCCATCAGCTCTCTTTCAGAATTACCCAGCAAATGCAGAAAATACTTACGCAGGATACCTTGGCCACGCGTTTTTATCTG
It encodes the following:
- a CDS encoding adenosylcobalamin-dependent ribonucleoside-diphosphate reductase, with amino-acid sequence MQASIAYFGGDELAATVWMSKYALKDSDGNIYERTPDDMHRRIARELARIEQNYPNPIAEEDIYAGLKDFKYIVPQGSPMAGIGNNFQVSSLSNCFVIGNGTRSDSYGGIMKIDQEQVQLMKRRGGVGHDLSHIRPAGSPVKNSALTSTGIVPFMERYSNSTREVAQDGRRGALMLTISIKHPDSEDFIDAKLEAGKVTGANVSVKIDDKFMQCVRDNKPYTQQFPIDAAEPIYTKTIDARKLWNKIIHNAWRSAEPGILFWDTIIRESVPDSYADQGFTTVSTNPCGEIPLCPYDSCRLLAINLYSYVEQPFTENASFNRELFAEHAHLAQRMMDNIIDLETEKVDGIIHKIDSDPEADEIKRVERKLWENIRKKTLQGRRTGIGITSEGDMLAALNLRYGTPEATSFSTEIHKLLATEVYRSSVALAKDRGAFEVFDFEKEKDNPFIQRLGNEDPSIIEDMKQHGRRNIALLTIAPTGSVSICTQTTSGIEPVFMPTYKRRRKVNPNDVDAKINFVDDIGDSWEEYQVFHPKFEVWLSQKGYDPAQVRTYSEAEIEKLVKKSPYYKATSNDIDWLEKVKMQGAVQKWVDHSISVTVNLPADATEELVSNVYMAAWESGCKGMTIYRDGSRSGVLISNKKKDETTFKETQAPQRPRKLKADVMWFNNDEERWVAVVGLLDNRPYEIFTGKARGFFVPEWVAKGWVLKNKENNQSRYDFHFLDSDGYKITMEGLSRQFNKEYWNYAKLISGILRHGMPLPYVVDIVEKLVLDNDAINSWKKGIVRSLKKYIPDGTIVKKEACPDCGMEGTLEYKEGCKTCNSCNWTACS
- a CDS encoding sulfite exporter TauE/SafE family protein; the encoded protein is MSTILLLIIIGLAAGILSGFIGLGGAIIIIPALVLFMGMSQYMAQGTSLAVMLPPIGLLAAWNYWKAGELNLKYAMIIAAAFLIGGYIGSKYALTVSENTLRKVFAAALFLVAMNMFFKK
- a CDS encoding MBL fold metallo-hydrolase; this translates as MMQIHRFIFNPFQENTYVLYDDTKEAVIVDAGCSDAEECAALAGFINKHQLKPVVHILTHGHIDHVMGVGFVWEKYGLKPLAHKDVMPFLESAPEQARMFGVQTEKLVMPDHFLKEGDQVKFGNSQLEVLHTPGHAAGHLCFVSHINSFVLSGDVLFRGSIGRTDLPTGDYDLLEKNIRTKIYTLPGEYIVYPGHGPETSIGIEVKSNPFVMG
- a CDS encoding glycogen/starch synthase — protein: MNKTKVLYVMQEITPYLKENPISHIGRHLPQGIQERGREIRTFMPRYGKINERRNQLHEVIRLSGMNLIIEDADHPLIIKVASIQQARMQVYFIDNEDYFHRKALYRDKNGVFFEDNDERMIFYARGVLETVKKLGWPPDIIHCHGWFSSLLPLYIKTAFKDNPLFSDSKVVFSIYNDVFDETLNSDLLKKLKYDKIKDSELKSYKKATYEGIIKGALDYSDAVIVGSDSLEPVFESYIQQLDKPILNFQNGDTFIEAYNDFYNELLKEVN
- a CDS encoding DUF4270 family protein; translated protein: MLKIPLQAMAILMVVALIFSGCDIDPDKIGVDLQPEADKLNIFYTDTVTVLAHTIRVDSVRTDKTLRTMLGSYNDPVFGTSSSAMALQLRLSSTAVELGTSPVLDSIVLSMDYTIVPMGINRIMRAYGDTTTEQTWNVYELDQSIYADSIYYSSSQVALKSGEIATKTFAPHPTDSIVEDGVKSHARLRIKMDDSFVQKFRDADPADFASIEGFLQFFKGLYIQPEVVTQGGAILFFNVGSTTSRMTLYYKNEVEDSLRYFFPVTSLSGRFMNFTHDYQFAASELQSQLNGDTVPGQQQLFVQAMGGTAVMFEFPYIRNLTLDGNLALNQAKLVFTNSVDASPFMEPTEFLLYNVGRDGSYRLLEDQTEGAEYFGGRYDPKSHQLSFRITQQMQKILTQDTLATRFYLGASSGSILPNRVVLNGFDPPQNVENQERLKLELIFTRLK